The following proteins are co-located in the Desulfobacteraceae bacterium genome:
- the lepA gene encoding translation elongation factor 4, with translation MKNIRNFSIIAHIDHGKSTLSDRLIQATEIVSARDFQDQILDSMDIERERGITIKSQTVCLPYTRKSGQTYFLNLIDTPGHVDFTYEVSRALASCEGALLLVDASQGVEAQTLANLYLAMEHDLEIIPVINKIDLPSADIERVKQQIRDDLGLDPKTALLVSAKEAIGIDGVLDAIVDQLPPPKGDPEAPLKALIFDSHYDPFRGTIVYFRVFQGRISPGDTICFMSNEATHKVEEVGIFQIRRVPQKTLSAGQVGYMIAGIKTVSDTRCGDTITHRKAPCDAPMPGFKEAKPVVFSSIYPVASDEYPELAEGLEKLKLNDAALIYEKDSSAALGFGFRCGFLGLLHLEVVQERLEREFDLSLILTAPSVQYQITMNDGSELIIDNPALYPDPSKIATTREPFIKAAIIVPERYMGAVMKLCLDRRGTNTNYQYLTSSRLEMFFELPLAEVVFDFYDKLKSITQGYGSFDYEVIDYRETDLVKLDILINGEKVDALSQLVHQDRAVERGRMACEKLKDEIPRQMFKIAIQGAIGAKIISRSTVSPFRKDVTAKCYGGDISRKRKLLEKQKKGKKRMKMVGQVMLPQSAFLAVLKTHDD, from the coding sequence ATGAAAAATATTAGAAATTTCAGTATCATTGCCCATATCGACCATGGTAAGTCGACCCTTTCGGATCGTCTCATCCAGGCCACCGAGATCGTGTCAGCGCGCGATTTCCAGGACCAGATCCTCGACTCCATGGACATCGAGCGCGAGCGCGGCATCACCATCAAGAGCCAGACGGTCTGCCTGCCTTACACCCGAAAATCCGGTCAGACCTACTTTCTCAACCTGATCGATACCCCCGGGCATGTGGATTTCACCTACGAGGTGTCGCGGGCCCTGGCCTCCTGCGAAGGCGCGCTCTTGCTGGTGGACGCCAGCCAGGGGGTGGAGGCCCAGACCCTGGCCAATCTCTACCTGGCCATGGAACACGATCTGGAGATCATCCCGGTGATCAACAAGATCGATCTGCCCTCGGCCGACATCGAGCGGGTCAAGCAGCAGATCCGGGACGACCTCGGGTTGGACCCCAAGACCGCCCTGCTGGTCTCGGCCAAGGAGGCGATCGGCATCGACGGGGTCCTGGATGCCATCGTCGACCAGTTGCCCCCGCCCAAGGGCGACCCCGAGGCGCCGCTGAAGGCCCTTATCTTCGACTCCCACTACGACCCTTTCCGCGGCACCATTGTCTATTTCCGGGTTTTTCAGGGCAGGATCAGCCCCGGCGACACCATCTGCTTCATGTCCAACGAGGCCACCCACAAGGTGGAGGAGGTGGGCATTTTCCAGATCAGGCGGGTGCCCCAAAAAACGCTTTCCGCTGGTCAGGTGGGCTACATGATTGCCGGTATCAAGACGGTCAGCGACACCCGCTGCGGGGACACCATCACCCACCGCAAGGCGCCCTGCGATGCGCCCATGCCGGGGTTCAAGGAGGCCAAGCCGGTGGTTTTCTCCTCCATCTACCCGGTGGCCTCCGACGAGTACCCGGAGTTGGCCGAGGGGCTGGAAAAGCTCAAGCTCAACGACGCGGCCCTGATCTACGAAAAGGACTCCTCGGCAGCCCTGGGATTCGGCTTTCGCTGCGGCTTCCTGGGCCTGCTGCACCTGGAGGTGGTGCAGGAGCGCCTCGAGCGCGAGTTCGACCTCTCCCTGATCCTCACCGCCCCGTCGGTGCAGTATCAGATCACCATGAACGACGGCAGCGAGCTGATCATCGACAACCCCGCGCTCTACCCGGACCCCAGCAAAATTGCCACCACCCGGGAGCCGTTCATCAAAGCCGCGATCATCGTTCCGGAGCGCTACATGGGCGCCGTGATGAAGCTTTGTCTGGATCGCCGCGGTACCAATACCAACTACCAGTACCTGACCAGCAGCCGCCTGGAGATGTTCTTCGAGCTGCCGCTGGCCGAGGTGGTCTTCGACTTTTACGACAAACTCAAGTCCATCACCCAGGGCTACGGCTCTTTTGACTACGAGGTGATCGACTACCGTGAAACCGATCTGGTCAAACTGGACATCCTGATCAACGGCGAGAAGGTCGATGCCCTCTCCCAGCTGGTCCACCAGGACCGGGCGGTGGAGCGGGGGCGGATGGCCTGTGAAAAGCTCAAGGACGAGATTCCCCGCCAGATGTTCAAGATCGCCATTCAGGGGGCCATCGGGGCCAAGATCATCTCACGCTCGACGGTCTCGCCGTTTCGTAAGGACGTGACGGCCAAGTGCTACGGCGGGGATATCTCCCGGAAACGCAAGCTGCTCGAAAAACAGAAAAAAGGCAAGAAGCGCATGAAGATGGTGGGGCAGGTGATGCTGCCCCAGTCCGCCTTCTTGGCGGTGCTCAAAACCCACGATGACTGA
- a CDS encoding RNA methyltransferase has product MNLGHVAVVLQKPRYPENIGSAARAMRNMGLGRLRVVAPENFDLSKVRALATHAAADVVDRIELFEDLGTALAPFQYVVGTTARTGGQRRVIDSPARLARELIAISRENQVALVFGPEDRGLTNEDIRLCHSLVTIPTADFSSLNLAQAVMVLCYELARAGRPQGGGFSPRMATRHELDGMFDQLREILVRISFINAENPDYWLNNLRRFFTRLQLRAGEVAIIRGLCRQVDWYAEKRYRDGLETARGAAGVPPEPGCRPSNGKTSP; this is encoded by the coding sequence GTGAACCTGGGCCACGTGGCGGTCGTGCTTCAAAAACCGCGCTACCCCGAAAACATCGGCTCGGCGGCCCGCGCCATGCGCAACATGGGCCTCGGGCGGCTGCGGGTGGTGGCCCCGGAGAACTTCGACCTGTCCAAAGTCCGGGCCTTGGCCACCCATGCCGCCGCTGACGTGGTGGATCGGATCGAACTCTTCGAGGACCTCGGCACGGCCCTGGCGCCGTTTCAGTATGTTGTCGGCACCACCGCGCGCACCGGCGGCCAGCGCCGGGTGATCGACTCCCCGGCGCGGCTGGCGCGGGAACTGATCGCCATCTCGCGCGAGAACCAGGTGGCGCTGGTCTTCGGCCCCGAAGACCGGGGCCTCACCAACGAAGACATCCGCCTGTGCCACAGCCTGGTTACCATTCCCACCGCCGATTTCTCCTCGCTCAACCTAGCCCAGGCTGTCATGGTCCTGTGCTACGAGCTGGCCCGGGCCGGCCGCCCGCAGGGCGGCGGTTTCAGCCCGCGGATGGCCACCCGCCACGAGCTCGACGGGATGTTCGATCAGCTGCGCGAGATCCTGGTGCGCATCAGCTTCATCAACGCCGAAAACCCGGACTACTGGCTCAACAACCTGCGCCGCTTCTTCACCCGGCTGCAGCTGCGCGCAGGTGAAGTCGCGATCATCCGCGGGCTCTGCCGCCAGGTGGACTGGTACGCCGAAAAGCGCTATCGCGACGGTCTCGAGACCGCCCGGGGCGCCGCGGGTGTGCCGCCGGAACCGGGCTGCAGACCATCAAACGGAAAGACATCGCCATGA
- a CDS encoding 3-isopropylmalate dehydratase small subunit has protein sequence MKNFDGRILFLDRADINTDEIIPARYLTEIAKEALKPHLLEDLSLEGFDPARDTAGKAAVVGRRNFGCGSSREHAPWALEVNGIHLVIAESFARIFRQNMFNCGMLAVSLPAAVIAEIFDRFAGRETYLKTDWDNTSFELVAGSDVLTVPFRLSAFERALVEAGGWLEYADGRY, from the coding sequence ATGAAAAACTTCGACGGCCGCATTCTTTTTCTGGACCGCGCGGACATCAACACCGACGAGATCATCCCGGCCCGCTATCTGACCGAAATCGCCAAGGAGGCCCTCAAGCCCCACCTGTTGGAGGACCTCAGTTTGGAGGGCTTCGACCCCGCCCGGGACACGGCCGGAAAGGCCGCGGTGGTCGGCCGCCGCAACTTCGGCTGCGGCTCCTCGCGCGAGCACGCGCCCTGGGCGCTGGAGGTCAACGGCATCCACCTGGTGATCGCCGAGAGCTTCGCACGCATCTTCCGCCAGAACATGTTCAACTGCGGCATGCTGGCCGTTTCGCTGCCGGCCGCGGTGATCGCCGAAATCTTCGACCGCTTCGCCGGTCGGGAGACGTATTTGAAAACAGATTGGGACAACACAAGCTTCGAACTGGTCGCGGGCAGTGATGTGCTCACGGTCCCCTTCAGGCTGTCGGCTTTCGAACGCGCCCTGGTGGAGGCGGGGGGATGGTTGGAATATGCGGACGGCCGCTATTGA
- a CDS encoding rhomboid family intramembrane serine protease, with amino-acid sequence MIPIHDTLRSSTYPVVTHALIGVNLAVFLFQMTLGPELERFVYFYGLVPARYSVPRIAAYFSLGQQLFALLSFMFLHGGFWHLLGNMWSLYIFGDNVEDHLGPLRYLGFYLLCGLVSGLTHMLLNLGSNVPTIGASGAIAGVMGAYFLLHPRARILTLIPIFFIPYFIEIPAFFFLGVWLFLQFLNAAGSQAGMTGIAWWAHIGGFIGGMLLVKVLDQLPVTGVSRRVRQAAAKKRSYHLQVIHPSGTANDPNLFGEITITPFEAATGTDKLVNIPWGFQKRLFRVAVPPGIHEGNTLRLKQIGRQLPDGRRGDLLLKVRIQS; translated from the coding sequence ATGATCCCGATCCATGACACCCTCCGGTCCAGCACCTACCCGGTGGTCACCCACGCGCTGATCGGCGTCAATCTGGCGGTATTCCTCTTTCAAATGACCCTCGGGCCGGAGCTCGAGCGCTTCGTCTACTTCTACGGCCTGGTGCCGGCACGCTACTCGGTCCCCCGCATCGCGGCCTACTTCTCGCTGGGTCAGCAGCTGTTCGCACTGCTGAGCTTCATGTTCTTGCACGGGGGCTTCTGGCACCTGCTGGGCAACATGTGGTCGCTCTACATTTTCGGCGACAACGTCGAGGACCATCTCGGCCCGCTGCGCTATCTGGGGTTCTACCTGCTCTGCGGCCTGGTCTCGGGCTTGACCCACATGCTGCTCAACCTCGGCTCCAACGTTCCCACCATCGGCGCCAGCGGCGCCATCGCCGGCGTCATGGGCGCCTATTTCCTGCTGCACCCGCGGGCCCGGATTCTCACCCTGATCCCGATTTTTTTCATTCCCTACTTCATCGAGATTCCGGCCTTCTTCTTCCTGGGCGTCTGGCTGTTTTTGCAGTTTCTGAATGCTGCCGGCAGCCAGGCCGGCATGACCGGGATCGCCTGGTGGGCCCATATCGGCGGCTTTATCGGCGGCATGCTGCTGGTCAAGGTGCTGGACCAACTGCCGGTCACGGGGGTTTCGCGGCGGGTGCGGCAGGCGGCGGCCAAAAAGCGCAGCTACCACCTGCAGGTCATCCACCCCTCCGGGACGGCCAACGACCCCAACCTCTTCGGCGAGATCACGATAACCCCTTTCGAGGCCGCCACCGGCACGGACAAACTGGTCAATATTCCCTGGGGGTTTCAAAAGCGCCTGTTCCGGGTCGCGGTGCCGCCGGGCATCCACGAGGGCAACACTCTGCGCCTCAAGCAAATAGGCCGCCAGCTGCCCGACGGCCGGCGCGGCGATCTGCTGCTGAAGGTCCGCATCCAATCCTGA
- a CDS encoding 3-isopropylmalate dehydratase large subunit, whose translation MGKTIAEKIFDAHHVDNPSEDIHVIRLDAVFCHEITTPTAIVDLQRRGKDRVFDPNRIKAVIDHVTPAKDAKTAAQGKTLRDWARRHGIRDFFDIGRNGICHALFPELGFVRPGYTVIMGDSHTCTHGAFGAFAAGVGTTDLEVGILKGVCAFHYPKTIRVHISGRLRPGVFAKDVILSVIGRLGVNGATDRVIEFVGPVVAQMSMEARMTLCNMAIEAGGTCGICLPDQTTVDYLWPFIQSDYPDPAAALAAFRWLYSDPDAVYDAVIDHDVTDLAPQTTFGFKPDQVKAVAEMAGTLIDQVYIGSCTNGRIEDLRVAARVLAGRRVHDRLRAIVSPATPAVFRQALEEGLIKIFMDAGCCVTNPTCGACLGMSNGVLAEGEVCAATTNRNFNGRMGKGGMVHLMSPATAAASAVAGSIANSPLFQD comes from the coding sequence ATGGGAAAGACCATCGCTGAAAAGATCTTCGACGCCCACCACGTGGACAACCCTTCCGAGGACATCCACGTCATCCGGCTGGATGCCGTTTTCTGCCACGAGATCACCACCCCGACGGCCATCGTCGATCTTCAGCGCCGGGGCAAGGACCGCGTCTTCGACCCGAACAGAATCAAAGCGGTGATCGATCACGTCACCCCCGCCAAGGACGCCAAGACCGCCGCCCAGGGCAAGACCCTGCGGGACTGGGCGCGGCGCCACGGCATCCGCGATTTTTTCGACATCGGCCGCAACGGCATCTGCCACGCGCTGTTTCCCGAGTTGGGCTTCGTGCGCCCGGGTTACACCGTCATCATGGGAGATTCCCACACCTGCACCCACGGCGCCTTCGGCGCCTTCGCCGCCGGGGTCGGCACCACCGACCTGGAGGTGGGCATTCTCAAGGGGGTCTGCGCCTTTCACTACCCGAAAACGATCAGGGTCCACATCAGCGGCCGGCTAAGGCCGGGGGTCTTCGCCAAGGATGTGATTCTCTCGGTCATCGGCCGCCTCGGGGTGAACGGGGCCACCGACCGCGTGATCGAGTTCGTCGGGCCGGTGGTGGCCCAGATGAGCATGGAGGCCCGCATGACCCTCTGCAACATGGCCATCGAGGCCGGCGGCACCTGCGGCATCTGCCTGCCGGACCAGACCACAGTAGACTACCTCTGGCCGTTCATCCAGAGCGACTACCCGGACCCGGCGGCGGCGCTTGCGGCCTTTCGTTGGCTGTACTCGGACCCCGATGCGGTCTACGACGCCGTCATCGACCATGATGTGACCGATCTCGCCCCCCAGACGACCTTCGGTTTCAAGCCCGACCAGGTCAAGGCGGTGGCGGAGATGGCCGGCACCCTCATCGATCAGGTCTACATCGGCTCCTGCACCAACGGCAGGATCGAGGACCTGCGGGTGGCCGCCCGGGTGCTGGCCGGCCGGCGGGTCCACGACCGCCTGCGCGCCATCGTCTCCCCGGCCACCCCGGCGGTCTTTCGCCAGGCCCTGGAAGAGGGGCTGATCAAAATTTTCATGGATGCCGGCTGCTGCGTCACCAACCCGACCTGCGGCGCCTGCTTGGGGATGAGCAACGGCGTGCTGGCCGAGGGCGAGGTCTGCGCCGCGACCACCAACCGCAATTTCAACGGGCGGATGGGCAAGGGCGGCATGGTGCATCTCATGAGCCCGGCCACGGCTGCGGCCAGCGCCGTCGCCGGGAGCATCGCCAACTCGCCGCTCTTCCAGGATTGA
- a CDS encoding diguanylate cyclase, with amino-acid sequence MVTNILIVDDDASIRNSMHEFVEMVGYKAFSVASAEDALEVLKNHPIQVVITDIMLPGINGLELTDLIKIDYDSDVIVMTGFSGDYSYEEAISKGASDFVFKPVRFEELLLRLKRVLKERQLTQERAQMLKKLQKLAITDALTNLHNSRYFYNQVELEVNRSNRYKHPLSMLLLDIDHFKEYNDTYGHLEGDKVLQRLGAIIRSCLRRMDSAYRYGGEEFTVLLPETNCEEAVTVAERIRTSVEASVFEPAPGKQVRVTISIGVTQFQPEEDLTQFIQRADKAMYHSKQSGRNKVTSIPARQK; translated from the coding sequence ATGGTCACCAACATCCTCATCGTCGACGACGACGCCTCCATCCGCAACTCCATGCACGAATTCGTCGAAATGGTGGGCTACAAAGCCTTTTCGGTGGCAAGCGCGGAGGATGCCCTGGAAGTCCTGAAAAACCACCCCATCCAAGTGGTCATCACCGACATCATGCTGCCCGGCATCAACGGCTTGGAACTCACCGACCTGATCAAGATCGACTACGATTCCGATGTCATCGTGATGACCGGTTTCAGCGGGGATTATTCCTACGAGGAGGCCATCAGCAAAGGTGCCAGCGACTTCGTTTTCAAGCCGGTGCGGTTCGAGGAGTTGCTTCTGCGGCTGAAGCGCGTCCTCAAAGAGCGCCAGTTGACCCAGGAGCGGGCCCAGATGCTGAAAAAGCTCCAGAAACTGGCCATCACCGACGCCCTCACCAACCTCCACAACTCGCGCTATTTCTACAACCAGGTGGAGCTGGAGGTTAACCGCTCCAACCGCTACAAGCACCCCCTGTCGATGCTTCTGCTGGATATCGACCACTTCAAGGAATACAACGACACCTATGGCCACCTGGAGGGCGACAAGGTGCTGCAGCGCCTGGGCGCCATCATTCGGTCGTGCCTGCGGCGCATGGATTCGGCCTACCGCTATGGCGGCGAGGAGTTCACGGTGCTGCTGCCCGAGACCAACTGCGAGGAGGCCGTGACGGTGGCCGAGCGCATCCGCACCAGTGTCGAGGCGTCGGTTTTCGAACCGGCGCCCGGCAAGCAGGTACGGGTCACCATCAGCATCGGGGTCACGCAGTTCCAGCCCGAAGAGGACCTCACCCAGTTCATCCAGCGCGCCGACAAGGCCATGTACCACTCCAAGCAAAGCGGCCGCAACAAGGTCACCTCCATTCCCGCCCGCCAAAAATGA
- a CDS encoding valine--tRNA ligase, whose protein sequence is MSSHQMDKGYEPHEVEKHWYRFWEEQGLFAAAEDSSRPAYAIVIPPPNVTGVLHMGHALNVTLQDILCRYRRLMGDNVLWMPGTDHAGIATQNVVEKKLAAEGRNRHQLGREKFIKAVWQWREQYGSAIINQLKRLGASCDWERERFTMDEGLSLAVRKVFVTLYEQGLIYRGSYIINWCHRCHTALADLEVEHEEIDGHLYHIRYPLAGAKGALVVATTRPETMLGDTAVAVNPEDPRYADLPAQVVTLPLMNREIPIIRDDYVDKAFGTGALKVTPAHDPNDFEIGRRHNLPSVKVIDDNGLMSDEAGRFKGLERFKCREEVVKALKAEGLLEKIEPIRHSVGHCYRCKEVVEPNLSLQWFVSAKPLAEKAMAAVRDGRTRIIPEIWNQTYFDWLENIRDWCISRQIWWGHQIPAWTCRDCEGVVVAMAAPEQCPACGSRALDQETDVLDTWFSSALWPFSTMGWPEQTPLLKTFYPTAVLVTGFDILFFWVARMMMMGLQFMEAVPFRDVYVHALVRDEEGKKMSKSKGNVIDPLTVIEQYGTDAFRFTLAAFAAQGRDVKMSEKRVAGYRNFVNKLWNATRLALMHLDHGFPEIAAANRSLPDRWILSRLSRVRTSVRDALDGYHFNDAASALYQFVWHEFCDWYLEAVKPILYGHEGEARQAATLSVLWNVMRETLLLLHPIVPFVTEEIWHRLPGTEGSIMQASLDDGSPGQRLLPDPEAESQMDRVVGVITAIRNIRGEMNIQPGMALAAAVQSESADVRATLEAHQGLVSTLARLKTFEVSQPGERPKTAATAIVADATVFVSLEGIIDFAAEKARLEKEIQKVIKELNAVSRKLSNEDFLGKAPADVVEKVRGQHAELVEKEGKLQANLERVAALAP, encoded by the coding sequence ATGAGTTCACATCAGATGGACAAGGGCTACGAACCCCACGAGGTCGAAAAACACTGGTATCGTTTCTGGGAAGAGCAGGGGCTTTTTGCCGCCGCAGAGGACAGCTCGCGGCCCGCATATGCCATTGTGATACCGCCGCCCAACGTCACCGGCGTTCTGCACATGGGGCACGCCTTGAACGTCACCCTTCAGGACATCCTCTGCCGCTACCGGCGTTTGATGGGCGACAACGTCCTGTGGATGCCCGGCACCGACCATGCCGGGATCGCCACCCAAAATGTGGTGGAAAAGAAACTGGCCGCCGAGGGACGCAACCGCCATCAGCTCGGCCGCGAAAAGTTTATCAAAGCCGTCTGGCAGTGGCGCGAACAATACGGCAGCGCGATCATCAACCAGCTCAAGCGCCTGGGGGCCAGCTGCGACTGGGAGCGGGAGCGCTTTACAATGGACGAGGGGCTTTCGTTGGCGGTCCGCAAGGTCTTCGTCACCCTTTACGAGCAGGGACTGATCTACCGCGGCAGCTACATCATCAACTGGTGCCACCGCTGCCACACGGCCCTGGCCGATCTGGAGGTGGAGCACGAAGAGATCGACGGCCATCTCTACCACATCCGCTACCCCCTGGCCGGCGCTAAGGGCGCTTTGGTGGTGGCCACCACCCGGCCGGAAACCATGCTGGGGGACACCGCCGTGGCGGTCAACCCCGAGGACCCGCGCTATGCCGACCTGCCCGCCCAAGTGGTGACGCTGCCGCTGATGAACCGCGAGATCCCCATCATTCGCGACGACTACGTCGACAAGGCCTTTGGCACCGGGGCCCTGAAGGTGACCCCGGCTCATGACCCCAACGACTTTGAAATCGGCAGGCGCCACAATCTGCCCAGTGTCAAGGTGATCGACGACAACGGGCTGATGTCCGATGAGGCCGGACGCTTCAAGGGACTGGAGCGTTTCAAGTGCCGCGAGGAGGTGGTCAAGGCCCTCAAGGCCGAGGGGCTGCTGGAGAAAATCGAGCCCATCCGCCACAGCGTCGGACACTGCTACCGCTGCAAAGAGGTCGTCGAACCGAATCTCTCGCTGCAGTGGTTCGTGAGCGCCAAACCACTGGCCGAAAAGGCAATGGCGGCCGTCCGCGACGGGCGAACCCGGATCATTCCCGAAATCTGGAACCAGACCTACTTCGATTGGCTGGAAAATATCCGCGACTGGTGCATCTCGCGCCAGATCTGGTGGGGGCACCAAATCCCGGCCTGGACCTGCCGCGACTGCGAAGGGGTGGTGGTGGCCATGGCGGCCCCGGAGCAGTGCCCCGCCTGCGGCAGCCGGGCCCTGGACCAGGAGACCGACGTGCTCGACACCTGGTTCAGCTCCGCCCTCTGGCCGTTTTCTACCATGGGCTGGCCGGAGCAGACCCCTCTGCTGAAGACCTTCTACCCCACTGCGGTGCTGGTCACGGGCTTTGACATCCTGTTTTTCTGGGTCGCCCGGATGATGATGATGGGGCTGCAGTTCATGGAGGCTGTGCCCTTTCGGGACGTTTACGTGCATGCCCTCGTGCGCGACGAAGAGGGCAAGAAGATGAGCAAGTCCAAGGGCAACGTGATCGATCCCCTGACGGTCATCGAGCAGTACGGCACCGACGCCTTTCGCTTCACCCTGGCCGCCTTCGCCGCCCAGGGGCGCGACGTCAAGATGTCCGAAAAGCGGGTCGCGGGCTACCGCAACTTCGTCAACAAACTCTGGAATGCAACCCGCTTGGCGCTGATGCACCTGGACCACGGTTTTCCGGAAATCGCGGCAGCCAACCGCTCCCTGCCGGACCGCTGGATTCTCTCGCGCCTCAGCCGCGTGCGCACCAGTGTGCGTGATGCCCTGGACGGATATCATTTCAACGATGCGGCCAGCGCCCTCTATCAGTTCGTCTGGCACGAGTTCTGTGACTGGTATCTGGAGGCCGTCAAACCGATCCTTTACGGCCACGAGGGCGAGGCCCGCCAGGCGGCGACGCTCAGCGTGCTCTGGAACGTCATGCGCGAAACCCTGCTGTTGCTCCACCCGATCGTGCCCTTCGTGACCGAAGAGATCTGGCACCGTCTACCGGGGACCGAAGGCTCGATCATGCAGGCCTCGCTGGATGACGGTTCGCCCGGGCAGCGCCTTTTGCCGGACCCGGAGGCGGAGAGCCAGATGGACCGCGTAGTCGGGGTGATCACCGCCATCCGCAACATCCGTGGAGAGATGAACATCCAGCCGGGGATGGCGCTGGCGGCGGCGGTGCAGTCCGAATCGGCCGATGTGCGCGCGACCCTGGAGGCCCACCAGGGCCTCGTCAGCACGCTCGCGCGCCTGAAGACTTTCGAGGTCAGCCAGCCTGGTGAACGGCCCAAAACCGCGGCGACGGCCATCGTCGCGGACGCAACCGTTTTTGTCTCGCTGGAGGGGATCATCGATTTCGCCGCCGAAAAGGCGCGCCTGGAAAAAGAGATCCAGAAGGTCATCAAGGAGTTGAACGCCGTATCGCGCAAGCTCAGCAACGAGGATTTCCTGGGCAAGGCCCCGGCTGATGTGGTCGAAAAGGTCCGCGGCCAGCATGCCGAACTGGTGGAAAAGGAAGGCAAGCTGCAGGCCAATCTGGAAAGGGTCGCGGCCCTGGCGCCCTGA
- a CDS encoding fumarylacetoacetate hydrolase family protein, translated as MKLVRFGDKGREKPGIFLIDGRIVDLRAAFPGIPDIGERFFREDWPAKVAGTTAPALDPTGIRLGCPLDRPGKIICLGKNYAEHAKEGGFEAPARPLLFCKTGNTLNGPVDPIVLPRSSRQVDWEVELAVVIGREGKRIPRQKALDYVAGFTVMNDVSGRDAQFADSQWFRGKSFDTFAPMGPALVTPDEIGDYRNLRLTAVVDGRVMQDGSTRDMIFDIPFLIENISEDITLLPGDVISTGTPAGVGIFRDPPVLLTAGSLVECRIEKIGALRNPVVAG; from the coding sequence ATGAAACTCGTTCGCTTTGGTGACAAGGGCCGAGAAAAACCGGGAATTTTCCTAATCGATGGCCGCATCGTGGACCTGCGGGCCGCGTTTCCCGGGATTCCGGACATCGGGGAGCGGTTTTTTCGGGAAGACTGGCCGGCCAAGGTGGCCGGCACCACCGCGCCCGCCCTGGACCCGACCGGCATACGTCTGGGCTGCCCGCTGGATCGGCCCGGCAAGATCATCTGTCTCGGAAAAAACTACGCCGAGCACGCCAAGGAGGGCGGCTTCGAGGCCCCGGCGCGCCCGCTGCTCTTCTGCAAAACCGGCAACACCCTAAACGGCCCCGTCGACCCCATCGTCCTGCCCCGAAGCAGCCGTCAGGTGGATTGGGAGGTGGAGCTGGCCGTGGTCATCGGCCGCGAGGGCAAGCGCATCCCGCGCCAGAAGGCCCTGGATTACGTCGCCGGCTTCACCGTCATGAACGACGTCTCCGGCCGGGACGCGCAGTTCGCCGATTCCCAGTGGTTCCGCGGGAAATCCTTCGACACCTTCGCCCCCATGGGCCCGGCGCTGGTGACCCCGGACGAGATCGGCGACTACCGCAATCTGCGCCTGACCGCCGTGGTGGACGGCCGGGTCATGCAGGACGGCTCCACCCGCGACATGATTTTCGACATCCCGTTTCTGATCGAAAACATCAGCGAGGACATTACGCTGCTGCCCGGGGACGTCATCTCCACCGGCACCCCGGCGGGCGTGGGGATCTTCCGCGACCCGCCGGTCCTGCTGACGGCCGGCAGCCTGGTGGAGTGCCGGATCGAGAAGATCGGTGCCCTCCGAAACCCCGTGGTGGCCGGCTGA
- the ndk gene encoding nucleoside-diphosphate kinase, protein MERTLSIIKPDGVQRGVIGEVIKRFEASGIRIVAMKMLHMSKPQAQGFYAVHRERPFFDSLTDFMSSGPAVVMVLEGENVIQKNRELMGATNYKEAAAGTIRRDFATDIEKNVVHGSDAAETAAFEIAYFFNQLEIVG, encoded by the coding sequence ATGGAAAGAACCCTATCGATCATCAAACCCGACGGCGTCCAGCGGGGGGTCATTGGCGAGGTCATCAAACGCTTCGAGGCCAGCGGCATCCGGATTGTGGCCATGAAAATGCTCCACATGAGCAAACCCCAGGCGCAGGGCTTCTATGCGGTTCACCGGGAGCGCCCGTTTTTCGACAGCCTCACCGATTTCATGTCATCGGGGCCTGCGGTGGTCATGGTGCTGGAAGGAGAAAACGTCATCCAGAAAAACCGTGAGCTGATGGGCGCAACCAATTACAAGGAGGCCGCGGCTGGCACGATCCGCCGCGATTTCGCCACCGACATCGAGAAAAACGTGGTGCACGGATCCGATGCGGCCGAAACCGCCGCCTTTGAAATCGCCTATTTCTTCAACCAGCTGGAGATTGTCGGCTGA